The following proteins are co-located in the Silene latifolia isolate original U9 population chromosome 1, ASM4854445v1, whole genome shotgun sequence genome:
- the LOC141617239 gene encoding histone H4 — protein sequence MSGRGKGGKGLGKGGAKRHRKVLRDNIQGITKPAIRRLARRGGVKRISGLIYEETRGVLKIFLENVIRDAVTYTEHARRKTVTAMDVVYALKRQGRTLYGFGG from the coding sequence ATGTCAGGCCGAGGAAAGGGAGGAAAGGGATTAGGAAAGGGAGGAGCGAAACGACACCGTAAAGTCCTCCGCGACAACATCCAGGGTATCACCAAGCCAGCCATCCGCCGTCTAGCTCGCCGTGGTGGTGTCAAGCGTATCAGTGGTCTCATCTATGAGGAGACACGTGGCGTACTCAAGATCTTTCTAGAGAATGTCATTCGTGATGCTGTTACCTACACCGAGCATGCCAGGAGGAAGACTGTTACCGCCATGGATGTTGTGTATGCTCTCAAGAGGCAAGGAAGAACTCTCTACGGTTTCGGCGGTTAA